The following proteins come from a genomic window of Rattus norvegicus strain BN/NHsdMcwi chromosome 8, GRCr8, whole genome shotgun sequence:
- the Qars1 gene encoding glutamine--tRNA ligase: MATPDSLALFTGLGLSENKARETLKNAALSTQLREAATQAQQTLGSTIDKATGTLLYGLASRLRDTRRLSFLVGYIANKKIHTELQLSAALEYVRSHPLDPIDTKDFEQECGVGVVVTPEQIEEAVEATINRHRPQLLVERYRFSMGLLMGEARAALRWADGKMIKNEVDMQVLHLLGPKMEADLEKKPKVAKARLEETDRKTAKDVVENGEVAGQTLSLMEQLRGEALKFHKPGENYKTPGYVTTPHTMDLLKQHLEITGGQVRTRFPPEPNGILHIGHAKAINFNFGYAKANNGICFLRFDDTNPEKEEAKFFTAIYDMVTWLGYTPYKVTYASDYFDQLYAWAVELIRRGQAYVCHQRGEELKGHNPLPSPWRDRPIEESLLLFEAMRKGKFAEGEATLRMKLVMEDGKMDPVAYRVKYTPHHRTGDKWCIYPTYDYTHCLCDSIEHITHSLCTKEFQARRSSYFWLCNALDVYCPVQWEYGRLNLHYAVVSKRKILQLVAAGAVRDWDDPRLFTLTALRRRGFPPEAINNFCARVGVTVAQTTMEPHLLEACVRDVLNDTAPRAMAVLEPLQVVITNFPAPKPLDIRVPNFPADETKGFHQVPFASTVFIERTDFKEESEPGYKRLAWGQPVGLRHTGYVIELQHVVRGSSGCVECLEVTCRRADAGEKPKAFIHWVSQPLVCEIRLYERLFQHKNPEDPVEVPGGFLSDLNPASLQVIKGALVDCSVALAKPFDKFQFERLGYFSVDPDSHQGQVVFNRTVTLKEDPGKV; this comes from the exons ATGGCTACTCCGGATTCGCTGGCGCTGTTCACCGGCCTTGGCCTTAGCGAAAACAAGGCCCGCGAGACTCTCAAGAACGCGGCTTTGAGCACTCAGCTGCGCGAGGCGGCGACCCAG GCACAGCAGACTCTAGGGTCTACCATCGACAAGGCTACTGGGACCCTGCTATATGGCTTGGCCTCCCGACTCAGGGATACTCGGCGTCTTTCTTTCCTTGTGGGCTATATAGCCAATAAGAAGATCCACACTGAGCTCCAGCTGAGCG cTGCTCTTGAATATGTTCGGAGTCATCCCCTGGATCCCATTGATACCAAGGACTTCGAGCAGGAATGTGGTGTTGGTGTGGTGGTGACACCAGAGCAGATTGAGGAAGCT gtGGAGGCCACCATAAATAGGCATCGTCCACAGCTCTTAGTGGAACGGTACCGGTTCAGCATGGGGCTGTTAATGG GAGAGGCTCGGGCTGCGCTCAGATGGGCAGATGGCAAAATGATCAAGAACGAAGTGGATATGCAG GTCCTCCACCTGCTGGGGCCCAAAATGGAAGCTGATCTGGAGAAGAAGCCCAAG GTGGCAAAGGCACGGctggaagaaacagacaggaagACAGCAAAAGATGTGGTGGAGAACG GTGAAGTGGCTGGCCAGACCCTGTCTCTAATGGAGCAGCTCCGGGGAGAGGCCCTGAAGTTTCATAAACCAG GTGAGAACTATAAGACGCCAGGCTATGTGACCACGCCACATACCATGGATCTGCTAAAGCAGCACCTGGAGATCACTGGGGGACAG GTACGAACCCGGTTTCCCCCAGAGCCCAATGGAATCCTGCATATTGGACATGCCAAAGCCATCAATTTCAACTTTGGTTATGCCAAG GCCAACAACGGTATTTGTTTTCTGCGTTTTGATGACACCAACCCTGAGAAGGAAGAAGCGAAATTCTTTACTGCTATTTATGACATGGTGACCTGGCTGG gTTACACACCTTACAAAGTAACATACGCTTCTGACTATTTTGACCAGTTGTATGCCTGGGCTGTGGAACTGATCCGTAG GGGTCAAGCTTATGTTTGTCATCAGAGAGGGGAAGAGCTCAAAGGCCATAACCCTTTACCTTCACCATGGAGAGACCGGCCTATTGAGGAATCCTTGCTGCTCTTTGAG GCAATGCGAAAGGGCAAATTTGCAGAGGGTGAGGCCACGCTTCGAATGAAGTTGGTgatggaagatggaaagatggacCCTGTGGCCTATCGAGTCAAGTATACGCCACACCATCGCACAGGGGATAAATG GTGCATCTACCCCACCTACGACTACACACACTGTCTCTGTGATTCCATCGAGCACATCACCCACTCACTGTGTACCAAGGAATTCCAGGCTCG ACGGTCTTCCTACTTTTGGTTGTGTAATGCACTGGATGTCTACTGCCCTGTCCAGTGGGAATATGGCCGCCTCAATCTGCACTATGCTGTTGTCTCAAAGCGGAAGATTCTCCAGCTTGTGGCAGCTGGTGCTGTTCG GGACTGGGATGACCCACGGCTCTTCACACTTACTGCCCTACGACGACGGGGTTTTCCACCTGAGGCCATCAACAACTTCTGTGCTCGG GTGGGGGTCACAGTGGCACAGACCACAATGGAACCTCATCTTCTGGAAGCCTGTGTGCGTGACGTGCTGAATGACACAGCCCCGCGTGCCATGGCTGTGCTAGAGCCACTACAAGTTGTCATCACTAACTTTCCTGCTCCCAAG CCCTTGGACATCCGAGTGCCAAACTTCCCAGCTGAtgagaccaagggcttccaccaGGTTCCTTTTGCTTCCACTGTCTTCATTGAGAGAACGGACTTTAAGGAG GAGTCAGAACCAGGCTATAAGCGCCTAGCCTGGGGCCAGCCTGTGGGCCTGAGACACACTGGTTACGTCATTGAACTGCAGCATGTTGTCAGG GGCTCCAGTGGCTGTGTGGAATGCTTGGAGGTGACCTGTAGACGAGCTGATGCTGGAGAGAAGCCCAAGGCCTTTATTCACTGGGTGTCACAGCCTCTGGTGTGTGAGATTCGCCTCTATGAGCGACT ATTCCAGCACAAGAACCCTGAAGACCCTGTCGAAGTGCCTGGTGGATTCCTAAGTGACTTGAACCCG GCATCACTACAAGTGATTAAAGGAGCGTTGGTGGACTGCTCTGTGGCTTTGGCAAAGCCCTTTGACAAGTTCCAGTTTGAGCGCCTTGGGTACTTCTCTGTGGATCCGGATAGCCATCAAGGACAG GTTGTCTTCAACCGAACAGTCACACTCAAAGAAGACCCAGGCAAAGTATGA